The DNA window TCAGggtcaaaataaagtaaagaaGCCCCactaaagcaataaaaaaggtGAATAAAAGAAACacgatgaaagaaaagaaagaaacaatggCAGTTATTATAAGTCTTTATAACCttaaaacactctttgagcctatAAATCCCtatctttcatagccaaaattCATAGCCTACGTTACATGTCTGCAAAAgccctttctaatcaagcaagcaattaaCTTGGACCAATAAATGTTGTTCTAAAAAATGCCAAAGAACTTCCAAGAATCATGATATTGCGAACTAACTACTTGCTATTATTCATACTAATAAAATAAGTGCTAAAAAAAGACAAGTGTTTCTCTAACAAAACCTTAAGCTTTCACTTCAACCTCTTGCTTTGAAACCAAAAGGTAGAATGTCACCTCATCATGTACCTTTACCAAACCAAATTATCCTTTTTCATAAAGAAAGATTAAACCCTTaggaaatgtaaaaaaaattaaaacaattttattttaagcttatattggataaatttttgcttttaaaatgcaaaaatttatttgatccaTAGATAGCTCATCTTTGAGCAAACACCTTTTCCTCAACCTTTACCCTTTCAATTCTTAACtaaaaacatgtaaaagttGTATCTTAGCATTGGATGACATGTCCCGAGTTTACAATCAAATAAACACTTTCAAAATTATATCTCATTTACGAGTTAATTCTAtaacaagaaagattttcaaataAAGGTCATTTTTATAAAGTCCTTGACATAAATGACATTGTCACTTTTTATGAGTCATCCTTGAAAATTTGAGCAGTCAAGGGACAATGTAATAGACCTTAAGAGGGATAACATACAATATCCAAATCACTTGGGGGGGGAGCCCattataaataatcaaatgatGATTGAGCAAAGTCCATCAAAGCTATAAATAACATTTAGCAAATGCCTCTTGATGATAGTCAGAAAAGTAAACACAGCTAGAACAATGGATTACTTGATGAACTCTATTGATAGTTGAGAGTAACGTCATACTTGGAGGACATCTTCAAAAGTGGACATCCGTGAGTTAAAAACTTGGTATACCCTTTGAAATATGGTTATGACATGTAAAAGATGTTATCATATGGGTGCATTTggataaatattgaaatgatgCACGCTACCTGATCACCAAAAGGCAATTTGTAATAGTCATTGATAATAAATGATTTGATGGATTCCTtccaaaaaaagagaataatagAGCATCACTTCTCCATCAAAATGAATAATGTGTGGGCAATAGCGCAAGAATACCACAATTGAGAGGCACCATTTGACCGATAGGCAACATCATAGCTAAAAGAGCTTATCACTTTCCAAGAAATAGTCAACTAAATGGAGCTTCATTTGTTGCACAAGGTCTAGGCTAAGCGATAAAAGACAATCAAACATGTTAAACATATAAGTAAAAACTCAAGTGGGCTAAAAAGTCAAATAACTAAAAGAACTCatctaaaaaattacaaactcCGTCCATTAAGCATGGCAAACAAAATAGAAGGCCTATATTTTTAActaggtaaagatgcatgcatatcatctgaTACCAATTCATTGCATAATTTTTTCGAATAAATTTTCCTAAGAAAAATCCTAAATAAAGTCCAAACCTGCCATAAAAAAGGATGAGTGTCAGCCTTATAATTAGGAAACACCAAGAGTTTTCAACTCTATCATAAGAAAATCCATTTTAACCTAGTCAACCTTGTTATCAGGAAATCTCTCATTCAATCATGTCATCATGCATCTCAAATTCAACTTGTTATTAGGAAATCTCTAGttttaactttgttttctaGGTTTTTAGTTTCAACATTGCCATCAGAAAGTCCAACCCTATCATAAAAAAGGACAAGTGCTAAACTTTTTATTAAGAAGCGTTAAGACAAACATTAACCCTACAATTAAAAAGTCCACCCTACCATCAAGAAGGACACGCGTCAACCTTGCAATCAGAAACCACCAAGACAAACATTAACCTTGTAGTTAGAAAGTTCAACCATGTCATCAAAAAAGGACAAACGACATCCCTTCCATTAGAAAACGCCAAGAAAATTAATCATAGGTAAGTCACCCGAACACAAACTATTCATGAAAAATCCTAGAAATTATTTACCAAGATTCAACCCTGCAATCAGGAAGTCGAACCTTAAAACCATAAAGGATAAACGTCAACCCTTCCATTAGGAAGCGCCATGAAAATGTCACACACGGGCATGTTACCTAAACACAAACCATGAACAGGTCACCTAATAAGAGATCACGGGTAGGCTACTTGAACACAAACCACATGTAGGTTACCCGGACATAAGTCATAGGCATATCACCCTATTAAAGACAATGGACAAGTTTACCTGAACATAAATTGCAGGCTGGTCACCCGAACAAAGACCACAAGCAGGTTACCCGATCATGAACCTCGTGTAGGTCGCATGAACAAAGACCATTCATGAGAAATGCTGTATATTTTTCACACCATGGGTAAGTCACCTAATCACAAACCACGAGCAAATCGCCTAAACATAGGTCATTCGTGAGAAATCCTAGATATTTTTCACACCACGAGCTAGTCACTCGAACACAGACTGCTCTATCTTCGAGCTCGTCACTCTTTAAAATGACTAAATCCTCGAGTTTATCACTCTCTAAAATGACTAAATCTTTGAGATGTCATTCTCTAAAAGGTCAAAATTCCATAATTTTTCTTGAGTTCATCATTCTCTAAAAATGATTGGTGTTCAAAATGATCATTCTGTAAAAAGTCAAAACTACAAAACTCTCTTTAAGCTGATTTCTACCAAAGAAATTTTCCAAGAGTTCATCACTCAATAAAAAGtcaaaactgtaaaaaaaaatttcaagcccATCACTCTATAAAATGACTAGGTtaagaaaaatctttgcattctTCGCATCACGGGTAGGTCACTCGATTAAAGACCATGGGCAGGTCCACTGAATAccaataacattttttaaaataaaaaagaaaacctttgattttcaagaaaaaaaattgaattttgaaacatCTACAAGGATAGCCATctcttaatttgttaaaaaaacccaaaccccAATGTATTTTCTCCTAACTTAGGAAAACTTGCacacctttttttaattatttgcaaACTTACTATTTAAAGTCTCTTACAAGACTTTATGtcataaatattgtaaaaaaaggGACAACTATCATAACCCgattttaaccatttttttcatacttatttaaaacaaaaaacaacaaaacaataaaaaaaatattttgatgtatttgctttatttttgacattttcaatgtcttttcaaaagaaataaaaattaaaaaaatatgcttttaaCACGTTTAGATTTCAACACGCTCATTCAAAatcgttgatttatttttctcatcaagTCAACATTGATGttgccttttaaaaaaaaaacaaaaaaaaaaactaaatatttggAGAAGGAGACCAAaagtgcaaataaaaaaataaagaaccaaAGTAATTTTGGGTTTATTGGTCACCAAGGTTGCACGAGGACCAAGcattggaaggaaaaaaacaaattattttgtttataaataataaaggaaTCTCACATataaaagaggaagaaatcattagccaaaaaaataattaattagagcattaacccccaaaaaaaaaaacccacacacACCTAGCACACTCTctcactaaaaaacaaaaaaataaaaaaaacaaaaccctaacagccttatctctttctttttccttagacACTAGCCGCCAGccataaaaaaattcctaaaaacCAACTTCTTCGAGCCTTTCCCCTCTTATTAGCAACTAGATCCATGAGCTACCTTCCTTAAATTTTCCGAAACTATTAGCCACCATCTCCTTCCCCATATCCTCTAAGCACCTGCTAGAGAAAAAACCATCTACTCCCTTATTGTCATCAGGAAAACAAATCGtgatacttattttttattttggaaattgAGTGGTTTATTGTCAGCTACTTTGTATTAGACAAATATAAACTTGAAATTGACGAAAAGAGTTCATGGTTACAGAAGTATCAAAATTGCTGGAACTTCAAAGGCTTAAACAGAAGCTGAAGCTTGTCATTCTCATTGTAACATCTTAAGCAAATTAGATCGTATCTGGTGCGGAGATGGATGGCGAATTGGTGACAATTCCAGAAGTCCTTTTAGATAGTTCTAGTGGCAGAAAAATGCCACTATTGGGGATGGGTACAGCAACTTCTCTATTAGAGGGAtctcaagaaacaaaaacagcCGTTCTTCAGGCAATTGAGATTGGTTACAGACACTTCGATACAGCTAAATTGTACTTAACAGAGGAGCCACTTGGAGAAGCCATTGCTGAAGCATTGTCTCGTGGTTTTATCAAATCAAGGGACGAGCTTTTCATCACTTCAAAGCTATGGTGTAGTGATGCTCACGCTGAACTTGTTCTCCCCGCCCTTAAGAGGAGTCTACGGTACTAATTTGGCCTGCATATCAATTTAAAGCCAGGATATCAACTTTGTCATAGACAAATCTTGAAGCTTATCCTATGATGTTCCTCGTGATCAATTTATGCCATGTTGCATGCATGCAGGGATCTTCAGCTGGAGTACCTTGATCTCTATCTAATTCATTGGCCTGTGAGCTCGAGATCAGGAACCTTTGAGTTCCCTATAAACAAAGAAGACTTTTTACCTATGGATTTTAAATCCGTTTGGGAAGCTATGCAAGACTGCCAAGATCTGGGTCTGACGAAATCCATTGGTGTCAGCAATTTCTCTTGTAAAAAGCTTTCAGACATCCTTGCCTTTGCAAAGATCCCTCCGGCAGTTAATCAAGTAAGTTCGCAATCTAACCTCTGGGTTTATAATTAACTTCCTCACAAGTTCCAAGAAATGAAATGTATGTATAAATAGTGAAAATGTTGGGAACTAATTGAAAGGTAGAGATCAACCCATTATGGCAACAAAAGAAGCTAAGGGAATTCTGCAAGGCCAATGGAATCCTTTTAACAGCTTATGCTCCTTTGGGAGCCAAAGGAACCCTTTGGGGAAGCAACAGGGTTTTGGAGAATAAAGTACTGAAAGAGATTGCAACTGCTAAAGGAAAGAGTGTGGCTCAGGTTCTAACTCTAGCATCttcattttatcaatatttagtAGTGTAAAGCTGGATGAACATATATACAAAATATACAAGAGAACAAGACTGAGTTGATTGGTTTTAAAAACAGGTGTGCCTTAGATGGGCATATGAGCAAGGGGTGTGCGTGGTGGTGAAGAGTTTCAACAATGGCAGGATGAAGGAGAACCTTGAGATATTCAACTGGACATTGAGTGAGGAAGAATCTAGGATGATCAGTGAGATACCCCAAAGCAGAGGATGTCGTGGAGAAGATTACATCTCAGAAAAGGGACCTATCAAGACAATTGAGGAGCTTTGGGACGGAGAAATTTGATTTACTAGCTCTGTGATCCTTAGCTACATACAAAATCTAATGTGTGCATGTTCCTTGCTGCGCGCACTTCCATTTCTGCCTATTATCATCATCGATTATCGTATCCAGAATTTTCTGTTCAGTTCGTTCACTCTCTTTTTTATAGCATCCTCGACCACTGAAGTCCATCATTTTTAAAGTTACTGTATTCCCCTTGATTCAGCTTTCATGCATTaaattaaactagttttttcaatgttgtccaaatatcaaatatatgtaTGAAGACAGACGATTAGGCATGTGAGTGTATAATTATGCAATATTATAAGAACATGGAAAACATGCAATcatattaatacaaaaaaaagagtaaactTACTGGTATGCCTGCTAGGcaaataaataaacttgtatAAAAGATTGAAACACAACCTATCATGCATAATCATCATACATGGCAGTTATTATACTTAAACAAAAACTATTGTAGTATACATGCTTGTTGAATCTATCATATACTCGTCAACAAGACTCTTAAGATTCCAATAATAACACTCTTATTTAGATAAACTCATAAACAATGTCTAGCGAACTAAACAAATATGACTCAATAATTTCTTTACAAAGACTAAACCAAACTTTAGAGATGAAATAACTAGAAGAGCTaagttgaaaaaatagtttcattttcaattaaaaaaacaaaaacaagccaAATTACATTCCTTTACTTGCTTTTTTCTTCTAAACCACaccaattattattaatattttattaatatgagtatTCAGGTCAGCTTGCGTGCACCTCTACTAATATTACtagcttaaaattaatgatcatgtaagtcTCTAATGACTTTGAGGTTTATAATACTCTAGTAGCCTTAAGGTTTGTAAGACTCGAACTGGTAATCTCTAAGGAGTAAATTTAGAACATGACTAATTAAGCTATACTTCTCAGGTTTTACACcaattattttacaattaagGGTAGTGGTTTTGGaagattaaaaaagatttattggCCTAAGATCTTTTTTACCTAGCAAACAATTCCCAAGTTTTAATTCCACAATTGGATTTAGCACGACGTTTCACATGATCCCAAATAAGAGGAAGGTAAAACTCAATTTGTGAGGCAAGTGCTGCTATTCAATTCACCGTGGGGCTTAACCACTACAAATCTCAGTCTCACACCAGGGTCTCTCTTGGGCCTTGGAAAATCCCGATTacaaaaaaacacctaaacacGGTGTAGCAAAGGTGTGATTAACTGTTGATTGGAAAAGTGATTTTACACCTTTGCTCTTAACGAATAAAAGAAGTTGGATGAGCTGGCTTTAAGGGGTAAATGATCTTTTCACGGTCCGTTTATTATTCTATAGTTGTTAAGGGTCAGCTTGgtctttttctgattttttatataataaaattactggAGTAtccttacaagaaaaaaaaaacacctaattaTGGCACAAggcatttttggttttttgcttttttaaacaCAATGTAATGACCCGATTACTCTTatattcaaaattatcaaaaaatggTTTCAAGGACTTTTGTGTAATTTCATAAACgctttttaatagtaattattCGGTCCTAGAAGCCATGTggtaaattgataaataaaataaaataaacaaaaaaaattgttgacgCGTGCGTTGCACACCGCATCAATGTCTTCATGTCAGTTGTTACATTAGCTCCAGACGGTACATGTTGTTGAATCTAGTGGTGAAAAACTTCCTTCCATAGCATCATCGGAATCTTCATGGTGTCCTCTTCCTCAGGAGGAGGCGCGTGATGGTTGTTTCTCGATGGACTGTCATCGTGTTACAAATAATA is part of the Populus alba chromosome 10, ASM523922v2, whole genome shotgun sequence genome and encodes:
- the LOC118044720 gene encoding non-functional NADPH-dependent codeinone reductase 2, encoding MDGELVTIPEVLLDSSSGRKMPLLGMGTATSLLEGSQETKTAVLQAIEIGYRHFDTAKLYLTEEPLGEAIAEALSRGFIKSRDELFITSKLWCSDAHAELVLPALKRSLRDLQLEYLDLYLIHWPVSSRSGTFEFPINKEDFLPMDFKSVWEAMQDCQDLGLTKSIGVSNFSCKKLSDILAFAKIPPAVNQVEINPLWQQKKLREFCKANGILLTAYAPLGAKGTLWGSNRVLENKVLKEIATAKGKSVAQVCLRWAYEQGVCVVVKSFNNGRMKENLEIFNWTLSEEESRMISEIPQSRGCRGEDYISEKGPIKTIEELWDGEI